The following coding sequences are from one Pongo abelii isolate AG06213 chromosome 3, NHGRI_mPonAbe1-v2.0_pri, whole genome shotgun sequence window:
- the GPRIN3 gene encoding G protein-regulated inducer of neurite outgrowth 3, which translates to MGTVPDPLRSAKTSLIAASGKEEDLGEPQAASPRHRPALLCKNANGFSGAPAEPDLSPRAAAEALMQVCEHETTQPDMSSPGVFNEVEKAPATFNSPGNPQLPGSSQPTASAPSSAAGRDLIHTPLTMPANQHTCQSIPGDQPNAITSSMPEDSLLRSQRTSNREQPEKPSCPVGGILSSSKDQVSCEIPSPETIQGTVQTPVTAARVVSHSSSPVGGPEGERQGAICDSEIRSSKPLTRESGCSENKQPSVTASGPQGTISVTPQPTPLTSKPSACPPGPEKVPLPAQHQMSRFKEASTMTNQAESEIKEVPSRAWQDAEVQAVASVESRSVSTSPSILTAFLKESPAPEHFEQEQLHVICHSSGSHTLELSDSTLAPQESSQCPGIMPQVHIQAAAAVTTAFQRENKLVSLPGGVLKTSSINLVSGNAQHTCKEDGRLAGMTPAREESTAKKLAGTNSSSLKATAIDQISISACSQPETSYGLGKFETRPSEFAEKTTNGHKTDPDCKLSDSCGSISKADHSGSLDPTNKGDAREKKPASPQVVKEKESTGTDTSDAKALLLDPKSQESGGTESAANPTPSPIRKNQESTLEENRQTKTATSLSLPSDPMGDSSPGSGKKTPSRSVKASPRRPSRVSEFLKEQKLNVTAAAAQVGLAPGDKKKQLGADSKLQLKQSKRVRDVVWDEQGMTWEVYGASLDAESLGIAIQNHLQRQIREHEKLIKTQNSQTRRSISSDTSSNKKLKGRQHSVFQSMLQNFRRPNCCVRPAPSSVLD; encoded by the coding sequence ATGGGGACTGTACCTGACCCTCTGAGATCAGCTAAAACATCCCTGATTGCAGCTTCCGGAAAAGAAGAGGATCTAGGAGAGCCACAGGCTGCCTCACCTCGGCATCGACCAGCTCTCCTGTGTAAGAATGCCAATGGCTTTTCAGGTGCCCCTGCAGAACCAGACCTCAGCCCCAGGGCAGCTGCCGAAGCCCTGATGCAGGTTTGTGAGCATGAGACCACCCAACCAGATATGTCTTCTCCTGGTGTCTTCAATGAAGTGGAGAAAGCACCTGCCACATTCAACTCTCCCGGCAATCCCCAGCTGCCAGGGAGCAGCCAGCCCACAGCATCAGCCCCGAGTTCTGCAGCAGGAAGGGATCTTATACACACACCATTGACAATGCCCGCCAATCAGCACACCTGCCAGTCCATCCCAGGTGATCAGCCCAATGCCATCACCTCATCCATGCCTGAAGATTCCCTGCTGAGATCACAGAGAACCTCAAATAGAGAGCAACCTGAGAAACCAAGTTGTCCTGTGGGAGGCATCCTCAGTAGCAGCAAAGATCAGGTGTCCTGTGAGATTCCTTCTCCAGAAACAATCCAGGGAACAGTGCAGACTCCAGTGACAGCAGCCAGGGTGGTCAGTCACTCATCCTCTCCTGTAGGTGGACCTGAAGGAGAAAGGCAGGGAGCCATCTGTGACTCTGAAATAAGGTCCTCTAAACCTCTAACTAGAGAATCTGGATGTTCAGAGAACAAGCAGCCCTCTGTCACTGCCTCGGGCCCCCAAGGCACAATTTCTGTGACACCTCAACCAACCCCCCTCACTAGCAAACCTTCGGCATGTCCCCCAGGTCCAGAGAAGGTGCCACTGCCAGCACAGCATCAGATGTCAAGGTTCAAAGAAGCCAGTACGATGACCAACCAAGCTGAAAGTGAAATCAAGGAAGTTCCCAGCAGGGCTTGGCAAGATGCGGAGGTGCAGGCAGTGGCGAGTGTCGAGAGCAGATCCGTCTCCACCAGCCCCAGTATCCTCACTGCATTTCTGAAGGAAAGCCCTGCTCCTGAGCATTTTGAACAAGAGCAGCTGCATGTCATTTGCCACAGCAGTGGGAGCCACACACTGGAGCTCTCTGACAGCACGCTAGCCCCCCAGGAGTCCAGCCAGTGCCCTGGCATCATGCCACAGGTGCACATtcaggcagctgcagctgtgacTACAGCTTTCCAACGGGAAAATAAACTAGTGAGCCTACCAGGTGGGGTCCTTAAAACCTCATCAATCAATTTGGTCTCCGGTAATGCCCAGCATACGTGTAAAGAAGATGGGAGGTTAGCAGGAATGACTCCAGCAAGGGAAGAGTCAACTGCTAAAAAGCTCGCAGGTACTAATTCTAGCTCCCTGAAAGCTACCGCCATTGACCAGATTTCTATCAGTGCATGCAGTCAACCTGAAACAAGTTATGGATTGGGGAAATTTGAAACCAGGCCATCTGAGTTTGCAGAGAAAACCACAAACGGCCACAAAACAGACCCAGATTGCAAACTATCTGACTCTTGTGGCTCTATCAGCAAAGCTGATCATTCTGGGAGCTTGGATCCCACTAATAAAGGAGATGCAAGGGAAAAGAAGCCTGCATCTCCTCAGgtagtaaaagaaaaagagtctACTGGCACTGATACCTCTGATGCCAAAGCCCTACTGCTCGATCCTAAATCTCAAGAAAGTGGAGGCACAGAATCAGCCGCTAATCCTACACCCTCCCCAATTAGGAAGAACCAGGAGAgcaccttagaagaaaacagacagaCCAAAACAGCCACCAGCCTGAGCCTGCCATCTGATCCCATGGGTGACTCCAGCCCAGGTTCCGGCAAGAAGACCCCATCTCGCTCCGTCAAAGCCAGCCCACGCAGGCCTAGCCGCGTCAGCGAGTTCCTCAAGGAGCAAAAGTTAAATGTGACAGCAGCTGCTGCTCAGGTAGGACTCGCTCCAGGAGATAAGAAAAAGCAGCTTGGCGCAGACTCCAAGCTCCAGCTGAAACAGTCCAAGCGTGTCAGGGACGTCGTGTGGGATGAGCAGGGAATGACCTGGGAAGTATATGGTGCATCCTTGGATGCAGAGTCCCTGGGAATCGCGATCCAGAACCATTTACAAAGACAAATCAGGGAACATGAGAAATTAATCAAAACTCAAAATAGCCAGACCCGGAGATCCATTTCCTCAGATACTTCTTCAAATAAGAAGCTCAAAGGAAGGCAGCACAGTGTTTTCCAGTCCATGCTGCAGAACTTCCGACGCCCCAACTGCTGCGTCCGCCCTGCTCCTTCTTCTGTCTTAGATTGA